From Listeria innocua:
CTTGACGAAAAAAGATTGCAGCAAGTAACTAGTGCGTCGATGAAAAGTTTTTTGCGGAAAGAAGGCATGGAAGGCAGTGCGATTTGGTTAGCAGCGATCCATAAAAACACAAAACATTTTCATGTGCATATCTCGGTTACTGAACCAACCCCAACACGTAAATTTTATTCCAATAAAAGACGGCCGGAGTTGGAAAAAGGAACGGACGGGAAGCCAGTAAGAGATGGACGTATGGCACCAGCAACTAGAAGAGCCGTACGTAGTACCGTTTATAGTGAAATAGCACAGCGAGGAAGCATTTACCAACGGATCGATGATTATGCAAAAGAACAACTTCTTACACCACTTCATGCGTCGAAGGAAGTGATTCGATCACATGAAAATGAGGCCTTATTTCTTGAGCTACATCAAATGTATAAAAAACATTCTGGTCAGTGGAATTATGGAAATTTAAACAAACATCCAGCAAAAAAAGTTGTAGATCAGATCACGACAAATTATTTAACGAAACACCATCCCGAAGAAATGCAAGTATTCCAAAAAGCATGGGAGCATGAAGGTAACTTACAACAAGAAGCCTATGGTAAAAAAACAGAATTTAATATTCACACTTACTTAGAAAGTAAGGATGAAAAATTATACAAGCAGCTAGGAAATCAAGTGCTACAAGAAGTTAAAAATTATGATAAGCGTTTCAATCATTCCAAATCAGATCATCATTATTTAGATCAGCAGGGAAATTTAAAAAAGGAAGGGTCTTTAACTCCAAAAGATAAAATTGCCCGTTATCGCCGGCGACGGGGGTCGGTGATCTATCAGTTGAAAAAGATGGATTATGAATTAGATAATTCGTACAAAAAATGGAAAAATGATCGCGCATTTGAACAACTAGAGCAGGAAATGGAAAGAGAAAAATCAATGGACAGAGAGTAGGAGATATTGGATGCAAAAAAAATATAAAGCGAACAAGAAAGCACGCTCAAAGCGGAGAACGTGCTTAATTCAACCGGACGACATTTGTGTGACCACGGTGATGTATCAGGAAGAGACGAACAGGAAAGTTAGACCGGTAGTAGTTTTAAAGATTGATAAAGAAAAAGAAATTGCTTGGTGTCATAAAATGACAACAAAGCCTAAGGGAATCCCTTTAAGGAGGTGGATCGAAGAAGGGCTTTTCAAACCAACCTTTGTGGACATTCGGTTGATTATTCCAGTGAAAATAAAAGGGATGGTTCGGATAGGCGTGCTGCATCCAGAGGATAAAAGCAGCCTAAAATCATGTACAACGCTTGGGATTACGCTATAATGAAAAGGAGGTGAGAAGAATGCATACAAACCAACGGTTTCCTAACGAATATTTACAAGATGTATTGGTACGTTTAGCCCACCATTCCAGTGCGATTGAAGGGAATACGATATCGCTCGCCGACACGGTATCTATTATCTTGCATAATAAAGTGACGGGGAAAGAAAGTTACGATCTTCGGGAAATTTATGAAGTGAAAAATCATGAACAAGCCTTTGATTATGTGATGGAAGAGATAGAAGCATTACGACCGATCAGTGTTCCAACAATCAAACAGATCCATGCGTATTTAACGGATCGACTGCAGTATGATCATGGCGAGTTCAAAGCGAGTGCCAATGCGATACTTGGTGCAGATTTCCAGACGGCGAGTCCACAAGAGACCCCCTTACTCGTGCAACAATGGGTAGATAATGTCAATTACCGTTTAGGAACGCATGAAGAAAGTTTGGAGAAAGAACCATCGAAAGATGATAAGTTAGAAACTATTCTGGAAAGCCATATTGACTTTGAACGTATCCATCCATTCAGTGATGGAAACGGACGAACAGGACGTATGGTGATGAATTATTTATTGATGGAAAATGATTTTCCACCATTGATTATCAAGGCAGAAGAAAAGGCGGTCTACATGACGTATCTAGCCAATCAAGATGTTTCGGGCTTCCATACATTTGCGCAACAGAAGCTGGCTCAAGAAAAAGAACGGGTAGATCAGTTTAGATCTACGGAAAAAGAACAAATCCAGTTGCCAAAAAAGCAAAAGGATGATTTAGAACGATAAAAGGTTCCTTACGTCAGTGAGGAGTTTTTTTCAAAAATAATTAGATAGCTAGGAACTTCCTAAAAAGGAAGTTCTTTTTTTTGTGCCAAATTATAAAAGGAGTGGTAAATACAATGAAATATGAAGAAGAAAAACATCCATTATTTAACCAAGAAGCATTAGATCAATATGTGGAAGATACTTCCCAATATTATACCGAAAACATGAAAAATGCGATGCACTTATGGCCCAATGGTAAAATGACAAGTTCCACCTATGAGGGAGTGAGGGGGGACGACCATCAAGTGATTTCCAATTACTTTGATAATATCGACATGCCAGAACTGACAAAACTAAAACGAAGTGAGGTAATGAAAGTTGCGGCTGAAGGTGTGGGAGTTTTGATTGTAGTTCCAGAGACAGAAAAAATATTGAAAGCGAAAAATCAAGTCCTTACAGATAAACAAATTCAAGTTGTGTGTAAAAATAACTTCGAGTTGGACTACTTCAGTGAAGGTATCGTGCTTACAAAAGAAAAAATGGAGGCTTATGGTGTGACGGAAGCACAGATACAAAACCTTGCAGCTAAAAATCAAGCAGCTAAGGAGAATAAAGCCTTGCAATTAGGAGAGGTAGAAAAAAGTATAGAGGATCTAGAAAGATAAGAAAAAGAACCTCCCTGGTATCGGGGGGGTTCTTTTTTAATTTGGATACAAAGTTTCAACGGTATCAACCAATATTTTAATTTTCGCGATTTCTTCTTCGCTTCTCAAATTTAGGGATAGTAACCATTGCTTTAGGGACAAATCGTTCCATACTTTGTCTTCCTGAACATAACCGACTAATTCATCTATCGATAGATGGAAGTAAGTGGCAAGACGGATCAGCTTTTCAATATCTGGTTTTGTTTCACCACTCATGTAGTAAGCGACGGTTCGTGTTTGAACGTTTAATAATTCAGCAATTTGATGATTTTTGAGACCATGTTCTTTTTTTAATCTCGAAAGATTTTCAGCAAATTGGTGTTGAATAGTCATGGTGCTCCCTCCTTTATTTAACGTTTTAAGTATAACAAAAATTTCTAAAAAGAAAAGATATTTCCTTATTCTATAAAAAAGAATGTAATTATCACTTGAAAATGAAATAAAATAAGTATATTATGAATTTAAGAAATATAATTTCCTTTTTATAGGAAAAGGAGTGAAGACAAATGTCTATCATACAAGGATTTTTAGATATATGTGATCGGATCGCTTACTTCTTTGGAGAATTAGTTAGTATCATTGTTACAAGCATTTTACTTGTGATTGAAAACGTATTTACTGCTTTATATCATGCGTATCAAGCAAGCGGTCAGATGAAATGGGCATGGTGGACGGTTATGACTATATTAGCTTGTATGATTGTCGTATTTATCATTCGCTATTTTATTATTGTCGCAGTAGCTACGCTGTTTTTGGTCCCTTTAATGGCTTTTTTTGTCAAAGCCTTTTTGACAATCGTTGTAGCTACCTTTCTACTTACGATTGTTTTTATTATCATTTATAAAGGCAAAACGAGCATTTCAAAATGGATGAGAGCAAGAAGGAGTCAGCAAGAAGGAGCATAAGACATGAACGAAGAAACTAGAAAAAAGAAAAAAAGACCTTCACTTACCACACTTTACGAAGGAACGATGAAGGAAATTACGAGCAATGAGAACCGTTACATCGAATTTTTGAATTTCGCCAGCAGGGTGCATAAATATAGCTTTGATGAACAGCTGCTTTTATATGCACAAAAACAAGATGTCCACATGGTAGCGACATTTGATATTTGGAAAAAGCTTGGTCGGTTTGTGAAACACGGATCTACTGCAGCGCTTCTATTTGATTACACGACACAACAAAGAAAGTATGTCTTTGATATATCCGAAACAGGCGGAGAACCCCTTCAGGTATTTGATTGGCAGTTACTTGATAATGACAAAAATGATTTACTTCGATATTGGAACACATATGAAAAACAGAGTGGTACGCTTGTCAATTGGGAAGATGGCATTCACGCAAAAATAGCTTCCTATCAAAAACCAATAGGTGATCAGATTCATCCGTTTTTTGTAAAAGATATTGAAGTGGTTGCAGCGTATATCATCTATCAACGAAAAAATACACTAATACCAGAGGATTTACTACTAGATGTACAGAGCGTTTTACAGATTGGGAAAAGAGATAATACGTTACTGGAGATACAACATTTTGCCAATTTAACCGCAAAGGAATTTTTACAAGATGTGGAACGCATTTTAAATAATGAACTGAAAAAAGAGAGGGTGCTTTACCATGACAGAATCAAATTTGAAGATGAGTTATCGCGAAGAGAATGGCAACCTGCTTCCAGAGATAGAAACGTCAGAAGAAATGATGTCGATTGGAAAGATCGGGAAGCTGATCCAATTGAAATGGGAGAAAGAAAAATCGCTTCAAGTGATGAAATGGAAGTTAAACGGAAATTATCTTCAGGAAGTGAAACGAATGGAAATTCAAGTGCAAGACAAGATCAACCAGTATTACGAGAAACTCGTGACGAAAGAAAGCTTACCGCCCGAGATGGAACCATTAGCGAGAGCGAAGCGTCTGAAATCGCTTCGGATGCAAGCAGAGGAGATCATTCTGAACCAACTATAGTAGAAGAAGTAAAAGAATCTGAGCGACCAGGTTCTTTTTTTATGCCTGTCAGTGAGCGAGGAGAACAAGTCGATTTATTTGCAGAAGAAACAAACTACATGGAAGATCCAGGAATTTCTTATTTAGATGATAATGAGGAAGAATCGGTAGAGAACTTTCGCTTTGCGGATACATTCACCTTTCCAAGCGGTCCAAAAGCTAAATTTCAAGCGAATATTGCAGCCATTCGCTTGCTGCATCGATTAGAAACGGAGAATCGGTTCGCTAATAGCGAAGAACGCAATATATTAGCGCAATACTCCGGTTGGGGTGGACTTGCGGATGCTTTTGATGAAAACAAGCTAGCGTTTCAAAAAGAATATCTCGAACTGAAGGAGTTACTAACACCTGAAGAATATCAAGCAGCATTTGAAGGAACTTTAACGACCTACTATACAGAACCTGCTTTGATCGATCGCATGTACCAAGTTCTTCAAGGCCTAAATGTAGAACCCGAAAAAATTTTGGAACCATCGATGGGGATAGGTCACTTCTTTGGTCGGTTGCCTAAGGTCTATCAAACTGCTTCTTTAACTGGTGTGGAAATTGATAAGTTATCCGGTAGAATAGCAAAAAAATTATACCCGAAAGCAGCTATTCAATTAAAAGGCTTTGAAGAAATGAATAGCCAATCTAATACCTTTGATATTGCGATTGGGAATATTCCTTTTAATGACTTTAATGTGACCGATAAATCCAAACGATATCCGCATAAATTGATCCATGATTATTTCT
This genomic window contains:
- the mobP2 gene encoding MobP2 family relaxase, whose amino-acid sequence is MSKITAGIVLATKFIVPNSPLNKSKKYWSNYIKYIDRDEAVRNEHYKEFSMIGNEEERTEEEKERNKKYIDYMGNPKKTSGLFTEGKPKLTQAEKKKYKDAFQTAEKNNSVMFQHVISFDNEWLAKQGIYDPKIGMLDEKRLQQVTSASMKSFLRKEGMEGSAIWLAAIHKNTKHFHVHISVTEPTPTRKFYSNKRRPELEKGTDGKPVRDGRMAPATRRAVRSTVYSEIAQRGSIYQRIDDYAKEQLLTPLHASKEVIRSHENEALFLELHQMYKKHSGQWNYGNLNKHPAKKVVDQITTNYLTKHHPEEMQVFQKAWEHEGNLQQEAYGKKTEFNIHTYLESKDEKLYKQLGNQVLQEVKNYDKRFNHSKSDHHYLDQQGNLKKEGSLTPKDKIARYRRRRGSVIYQLKKMDYELDNSYKKWKNDRAFEQLEQEMEREKSMDRE
- a CDS encoding Fic family protein; translated protein: MHTNQRFPNEYLQDVLVRLAHHSSAIEGNTISLADTVSIILHNKVTGKESYDLREIYEVKNHEQAFDYVMEEIEALRPISVPTIKQIHAYLTDRLQYDHGEFKASANAILGADFQTASPQETPLLVQQWVDNVNYRLGTHEESLEKEPSKDDKLETILESHIDFERIHPFSDGNGRTGRMVMNYLLMENDFPPLIIKAEEKAVYMTYLANQDVSGFHTFAQQKLAQEKERVDQFRSTEKEQIQLPKKQKDDLER
- a CDS encoding helix-turn-helix domain-containing protein → MTIQHQFAENLSRLKKEHGLKNHQIAELLNVQTRTVAYYMSGETKPDIEKLIRLATYFHLSIDELVGYVQEDKVWNDLSLKQWLLSLNLRSEEEIAKIKILVDTVETLYPN